A region from the Pararge aegeria chromosome Z, ilParAegt1.1, whole genome shotgun sequence genome encodes:
- the LOC120636361 gene encoding uncharacterized protein LOC120636361, with the protein MIHGPCGPENPQCPCMKDGKCTKKFPRKLHKDTVHSENGYPLYRRRAPADGGRTASVKLRNGSYVTIDNSWVVPYSAILLKIFNAHINVEACSSVRAIKYICKYINKGSDQAIFNFRSTELANRVNEVHTYQSGRYVSSNEAVWRLLGFPLHERHPTVTHLSVHLENGERVYFTEDNFHERLSTRPKTTLTAFFELCIRDEFARTLMYAEVPRYYTWDATRKTWKRRIQGTSVQNWPGVKSGDALGRVYTKTVHVTNMECFCLRMLLHHVRGPTSFNDLKKYNNQEFSTFREACEARGLLEDDNHWNITLEEAAQCRSAAKVRMLFAILIATCGLSNPQQLWERYKIQMADDILHRVQHHSPNVTYNDFIFNEALTKIEDQVITITGKDLSDFGLSRPQRTGEVCSDIIRELSYDAASLQQQITESVPRLNPEQRLVFENVVQKIESGEGGLFFLDAPGGTGKTFLLNLLLAQIRKDKGVAVAVASSGIAATLLNGGRTAHSVLKLPLNLAHEEMPVCNITKNSDRGRMLQQCKLLVWDECTMSHKRAIEALDRTIKDIKSNQSIMGGMVVLLAGDFRQTLPVITRGTPADEINACLKASPLWVHVKKFCLTTNMRVQLHSDTQLVQYADALLKIGEDRMETNSDGMITLNREFCNVVCNMDDLKNNVYPDLATNMKNRQWLCERAILAPTNEVVGQINEQIMSDVEGDFVEYLSVDNVMDTEQVTSFPVEFLNSLELSGVPSHKLRLKEQQREKKC; encoded by the exons aTGATTCATGGTCCATGTGGACCTGAAAATCCTCAGTGCCCTTGCATGAAAGATGGAAAATGCACAAAGAAATTTCCTCGCAAATTACACAAAGACACTGTCCACAGTGAAAACGGATACCCACTCTATCGTAGAAGAGCACCAGCAGACGGAGGTCGAACGGCATCTGTGAAACTACGAAATGGGAGTTACGTCACTATTGATAATAGTTGGGTGGTCCCTTATTCCgctattctattaaaaatatttaacgccCATATAAATGTTGAGGCTTGCAGTTCAGTGCGCGCTATCAAATATATCTGCAAATATATTAACAAAGGCAGTGACCAAgctattttcaattttaggAGCACAGAGCTTGCAAATCGCGTAAATGAAGTACATACATATCAATCTGGTCGTTATGTTAGCAGCAACGAAGCCGTGTGGCGGTTATTAGGGTTCCCGTTGCACGAAAGGCACCCCACCGTTACACATCTAAGTGTACACTTAGAGAACGGTGAACGAGTTTATTTTACAGAAGATAATTTCCACGAGCGACTATCTACTCGACCAAAAACCACCCTTACAGCTTTTTTTGAACTTTGCATAAGAGATGAGTTTGCAAGAACTCTTATGTATGCTGAGGTACCGAGATATTACACATGGGACGCAACCAGAAAAACTtggaaacgccgaattcaaggAACTTCGGTTCAGAACTGGCCTGGTGTCAAATCTGGAGATGCCTTAGGACGGGTTTACACAAAAACAGTCCATGTTACTAACAtggaatgtttttgtttaagGATGCTTCTACACCATGTGCGTGGGCCAACCTCTTTCAATGATCTCAAAAAATACAACAATCAAGAATTTTCAACATTTCGAGAGGCATGTGAGGCAAGAGGATTATTGGAGGATGACAATCATTGGAATATAACACTGGAAGAGGCTGCACAATGTAGATCAGCGGCCAAGGTGAGAATGCTTTTTGCTATACTAATAGCGACATGTGGGCTTTCAAACCCTCAACAACTGTGGGAAAGGTACAAAATTCAAATGGCCGACGATATTTTACACAGAGTACAACATCATAGTCCAAACGTTACATACAatgatttcatttttaatgaagCCCTAACAAAGATAGAAGACCAAGTCATAACTATAACTGGGAAAGATTTGTCAGATTTTGGGTTGAGCAGGCCGCAAAGAACTGGGGAAGTTTGCAGTGATATAATAAGAGAATTGAGTTACGATGCTGCTTCTTTACAACAACAAATAACTGAGTCTGTTCCGCGTCTAAACCCAGAACAAAGATTAGTTTTTGAGAATGTTGTGCAAAAAATCGAAAGTGGCGAAGGTGGTTTATTCTTTTTGGATGCGCCAGGAGGCACGGgtaaaacatttcttttaaatttacttttagccCAAATTCGTAAAGATAAAGGAGTTGCTGTTGCTGTagcttcttctggaatagcagctACGTTACTTAATGGTGGCCGAACGGCACATTCAGTACTTAAACTGCCATTGAACTTAGCTCATGAGGAAATGCCAGTTTGTAACATTACTAAAAATAGTGACCGTGGACGAATGTTACAGCAATGTAAGCTGTTGGTTTGGGATGAATGTACCATGTCCCACAAAAGAGCGATAGAAGCACTAGATCGGACCATAAAAGATATTAAGAGTAACCAAAGTATCATGGGTGGTATGGTGGTACTTTTAGCTGGCGATTTTAGACAGACTCTGCCGGTAATTACTAGAGGCACGCCGGCAGATGAAATAAATGCATGTTTAAAAGCGTCTCCATTATGGGTGCATGTAAAAAAATTTTGTCTGACTACAAATATGCGAGTACAACTGCACAGTGATACACAATTGGTGCAATATGCGGATGCTCTTCTGAAAATCGGAGAAGACCGTATGGAAACAAATAGTGACGGAATGATTACATTGAATCGTGAATTTTGTAATGTTGTCTGTAACATGGATGACTTAAAGAACAACGTCTATCCCGATCTTGCAACCAATATGAAGAACAGACAATGGCTGTGCGAAAGGGCAATTTTAGCACCGACAAACGAAGTAGTGGGGCAGATCAACGAACAAATCATGTCAGATGTGGAAGGTGATTTTGTTGAGTATCTGTCCGTAGACAATGTCATGGACACTGAGCAAGTGACATCGTTCCCTGTAGAATTTCTTAACTCCTTAGAATTATCGGGGGTGCCTTCCCATAAGTTGAGGCTAAAA GAACAGCAAAGGGAGAAGAAGTGTTAA